A stretch of the Streptomyces ortus genome encodes the following:
- a CDS encoding ATP-binding protein, giving the protein MQGHIGVQVPVTVRTFTQLFSCTPRGARLARRLVANRMDAWGFAYDSQASESVTLVVAELAANAVTHGRVKGRDFRVRLLMRADEDVVRVEVSDGLTERLPVLRESADPGEENEGGRGLLLVDALADRWGTALCTGDTYKTVWAEIGVPGT; this is encoded by the coding sequence ATGCAAGGACACATTGGGGTCCAAGTCCCCGTCACCGTACGTACGTTCACCCAGCTCTTCAGCTGCACCCCGCGAGGGGCCCGCCTGGCCCGGCGCCTGGTCGCGAACAGGATGGACGCGTGGGGGTTCGCGTACGACAGTCAGGCGAGCGAATCCGTCACCCTGGTCGTCGCCGAGCTGGCGGCCAACGCGGTGACGCACGGCCGGGTCAAGGGCCGCGACTTCCGCGTACGGCTGCTGATGCGGGCCGACGAGGACGTCGTACGGGTGGAGGTGTCCGACGGCCTGACCGAACGACTCCCCGTACTGCGGGAGTCGGCCGACCCCGGCGAGGAGAACGAGGGCGGACGCGGCCTGCTCCTGGTCGACGCCCTGGCCGACCGCTGGGGAACGGCCCTCTGCACGGGAGACACGTACAAAACCGTGTGGGCGGAGATCGGGGTGCCTGGCACCTGA
- a CDS encoding LamG-like jellyroll fold domain-containing protein has product MPVGRLLRVTAVALSGAIALCVLAPVNAAGAARSQVSAGRPSALDDSQVGVTPTEDEALAQAKRTGKAVEVASLRGETTEVFATANGNLEAREHLRPVRARVDGVWKAIDTDLAESEGGMVAPKVATIGLEFSGGGSAPLVRMTKAGRTLELSWPDQLPVPELVGDTATYSDVLPGVDLRLGAQEDGFTQLLVVKSAEAAASEGLAELRLQLDAEGMNVQETSSGGLEAVDVGAGGAVFEAPQPMMWDSSPGAQQSARAQAGAESRVAGAEGEPGAAESGKLAPVAVEVVSGQDELVMTPDAGVLKGGDTVYPVFIDPQWHSPDASAWTMASEYWASSPQWKFNGESDAGMGYCGWAYCKPYDTKRLFYRIPVSKFAGKSVLSAEFVVRNTWSASCTARGVQLWRTKDISSSTTWNTQKASGFWIDHLKTESFAHGYDGCAAKDAEFDVKSAVQQAANKKWSTMTFGLQASSETDPDGWKRFSDDAFLRVQYNRPPPQIKMSQLTMQYGGTCKRSGSLARVRTLGVINANNITDPDGDRVAVQFQAKWDGGSWNPARTATRTSGSSFAISLPSSIPPNKQINWYARSYDGAQYSPWSYAGDPTACYFIYDTKIPKAPAVTSGEYPAVDPSDPDDPWWDGVGRYGSFEVKAADTDVTTYWYGINSDPSSKNKVTTSGGAAQVIKVLPAKPGVSFFTAQAFDSAGNSSEIRTYQYRVKAGQPERATWQLDEAAGTNEAKGSTPPRALALSGGVTSGVSGVQGTAVEFNGTDGYASTDLAVVNTSGGFAVSAWVRLSKIPDSTAVVATQPGNNAPGFELYYSKTYDRWAFNQYKADSADAAIARVMPAQAGGVSAGVWTHLVGSYSSTADVLQLFIDGRLVGETAYDSPWEARRGLQVGGKNYTGIAESLLPGTVDSLQLFDKPLAQDEIDKLYAKQTVGDPGRPAVAVFSLDEAEGATEISGRGGVLPAKYNGSVTAGVAGMAGKAARFDGTSGYAKIGQTSGPHVNTSRNFTVSAWAKLDKKPTGAAVIAAQAGKDRPGFELYYSAAYDRWAVNQYSADAPDATPIRALQADGTTARAGEWAHLVGVHDPVADTLTLYVNGTKAGSTALAGAFYADQSMYIGAGNYSGAMGSYFPGIIDDVRLLDRPVSAEEVQQMFKQRPLVKGRWKFESASGTPPTTPDASASGNKMTLNGAEIGTGWVDGGMTLDGVDDYAVTAVAPVDTSASFTATVWAQAAAVPQSGVSLLSAPGTTQNAFVVRYEPSTTPDTDPGRWRIAMASEDTTAGAVTQADNGQIFTPTDWTHLAVVYDGFAKQLSLYVNGELEEFACADTDGDGVADDTTCTDRLSWTDEVLSFKAVQPLQLGRVKTGTNTWGEYWPGAVSDLWVFQGALTATQIGHLAVGQPGTDTDVPAGD; this is encoded by the coding sequence ATGCCTGTGGGCAGACTGCTGCGTGTCACTGCGGTGGCGCTATCGGGTGCGATCGCGTTGTGTGTTCTAGCGCCTGTTAACGCGGCGGGAGCTGCCCGCAGTCAGGTGTCGGCCGGTAGGCCGTCGGCACTAGACGACTCCCAAGTTGGAGTGACACCGACTGAGGACGAGGCGCTTGCCCAGGCCAAGCGCACAGGCAAGGCCGTGGAGGTCGCCTCATTGCGAGGTGAAACCACTGAGGTCTTCGCCACGGCAAACGGGAACCTGGAGGCGCGTGAACACCTGCGTCCTGTGCGCGCACGAGTCGACGGCGTCTGGAAGGCAATCGATACCGATCTGGCCGAGTCCGAGGGCGGCATGGTGGCGCCTAAGGTCGCGACCATCGGGCTGGAGTTCTCGGGCGGCGGAAGCGCGCCGCTGGTGCGCATGACCAAGGCTGGACGGACGTTGGAACTCAGTTGGCCTGACCAACTGCCGGTTCCGGAACTGGTCGGCGACACAGCGACCTACTCGGACGTCCTGCCCGGCGTCGATTTGAGGCTGGGGGCCCAGGAGGACGGCTTCACGCAGCTCCTGGTGGTGAAGTCTGCCGAAGCGGCGGCCAGCGAAGGTCTGGCGGAACTACGCCTGCAACTGGACGCCGAAGGAATGAACGTCCAGGAGACGTCGTCGGGCGGCCTTGAGGCGGTGGACGTGGGTGCTGGCGGTGCGGTGTTCGAGGCACCGCAACCAATGATGTGGGACTCCAGCCCTGGGGCACAGCAGTCGGCGCGTGCTCAGGCCGGCGCCGAGAGCCGGGTAGCAGGTGCGGAGGGTGAACCTGGTGCTGCGGAGTCGGGCAAGCTGGCTCCAGTCGCTGTCGAGGTGGTGTCCGGGCAGGACGAGTTGGTGATGACGCCCGATGCCGGTGTGCTGAAGGGTGGTGACACCGTCTATCCGGTGTTCATCGACCCGCAATGGCACTCGCCCGACGCGTCGGCTTGGACGATGGCGTCGGAGTACTGGGCTTCCTCGCCGCAATGGAAGTTCAATGGCGAATCCGACGCGGGTATGGGCTACTGCGGCTGGGCTTACTGCAAGCCTTACGACACCAAGAGGCTCTTCTATCGGATCCCGGTATCGAAGTTCGCGGGTAAGAGCGTTCTGTCGGCGGAGTTCGTGGTCCGCAACACCTGGTCTGCGTCGTGCACGGCGCGGGGCGTGCAGCTGTGGCGCACGAAAGACATTTCCTCATCCACGACCTGGAACACACAGAAGGCTTCGGGATTCTGGATCGATCATCTCAAGACCGAGTCGTTTGCGCACGGCTACGACGGTTGTGCTGCCAAGGATGCTGAGTTCGACGTGAAGTCGGCAGTCCAGCAGGCCGCGAACAAGAAGTGGTCGACCATGACGTTCGGGCTGCAGGCGTCCAGTGAAACCGACCCTGATGGCTGGAAGCGATTCTCGGACGATGCGTTCCTGCGGGTGCAGTACAACAGGCCGCCGCCACAGATCAAGATGTCGCAGCTGACCATGCAGTACGGCGGCACCTGCAAGAGATCCGGCAGTCTTGCCCGCGTTAGGACACTGGGGGTCATCAACGCGAACAACATCACGGATCCCGACGGTGACAGAGTCGCCGTGCAGTTCCAGGCGAAGTGGGACGGCGGCTCGTGGAATCCGGCGCGGACTGCGACCAGGACGTCCGGGTCCTCGTTCGCGATCAGTCTTCCGTCGTCCATACCGCCGAACAAACAGATCAACTGGTACGCACGTTCCTACGACGGCGCGCAGTACTCTCCGTGGTCGTATGCGGGTGACCCGACTGCCTGCTATTTCATCTATGATACCAAAATTCCCAAGGCGCCCGCTGTTACTTCGGGTGAATATCCAGCTGTCGATCCCAGTGATCCGGACGATCCGTGGTGGGACGGAGTGGGCCGCTATGGGTCTTTCGAGGTGAAAGCCGCCGACACCGATGTGACGACATATTGGTACGGCATTAACAGCGATCCCAGCTCGAAGAACAAGGTCACCACGTCGGGTGGTGCGGCGCAGGTCATCAAGGTACTGCCGGCCAAACCCGGAGTGAGTTTCTTCACCGCCCAGGCCTTCGACTCGGCTGGCAACAGCAGTGAAATACGCACCTACCAGTACCGTGTGAAGGCTGGCCAACCCGAACGGGCCACTTGGCAGCTGGACGAAGCCGCGGGAACGAACGAGGCAAAAGGCTCGACTCCACCTCGCGCCTTGGCTCTGTCCGGCGGGGTGACGTCAGGCGTGAGCGGTGTGCAAGGCACTGCGGTGGAGTTCAATGGCACGGATGGATACGCCTCCACAGACCTTGCAGTGGTCAACACCAGCGGGGGATTCGCCGTCTCGGCGTGGGTAAGGCTTTCGAAAATTCCTGACAGCACCGCGGTGGTGGCCACGCAGCCTGGCAACAACGCTCCCGGATTCGAGCTGTACTACTCGAAGACCTATGACCGATGGGCCTTCAACCAGTACAAGGCCGACAGCGCTGATGCCGCCATAGCCCGGGTGATGCCAGCCCAGGCCGGTGGAGTGAGCGCTGGAGTATGGACTCATCTGGTGGGTTCGTACTCCTCGACAGCTGATGTGCTGCAACTGTTCATCGACGGGCGACTTGTGGGGGAGACCGCCTACGACTCGCCGTGGGAAGCACGGCGTGGCCTGCAGGTAGGCGGCAAGAACTACACCGGCATCGCCGAATCGCTGCTGCCAGGAACTGTCGATTCACTGCAGCTGTTCGATAAGCCGCTGGCGCAGGACGAGATCGACAAGCTCTACGCGAAGCAGACCGTAGGGGATCCCGGCCGTCCCGCAGTGGCTGTTTTCAGTCTGGATGAGGCCGAGGGTGCCACCGAGATCAGCGGTCGTGGAGGGGTACTGCCCGCCAAGTACAACGGCTCGGTCACCGCAGGCGTGGCAGGAATGGCCGGTAAGGCCGCCCGTTTCGACGGAACCAGCGGTTACGCGAAGATCGGCCAGACCAGCGGACCGCATGTCAACACCTCCCGTAACTTCACCGTCTCCGCTTGGGCGAAGCTCGACAAGAAGCCCACAGGTGCTGCGGTGATCGCAGCGCAAGCGGGCAAGGACCGGCCTGGCTTCGAGCTGTACTACTCGGCTGCCTACGACCGCTGGGCTGTGAACCAGTACTCGGCCGATGCCCCGGACGCCACTCCGATCCGCGCACTGCAAGCCGATGGCACGACCGCCCGTGCCGGAGAATGGGCGCACTTGGTGGGAGTCCACGATCCGGTGGCCGACACCCTCACGCTGTACGTCAACGGAACCAAGGCTGGATCGACCGCACTTGCCGGAGCGTTCTACGCGGATCAGTCGATGTACATCGGAGCTGGCAACTACAGCGGCGCGATGGGAAGTTACTTCCCCGGCATCATCGATGACGTACGCCTCCTCGATCGGCCGGTGTCTGCGGAAGAGGTCCAGCAGATGTTCAAACAGCGGCCGCTGGTCAAGGGGAGGTGGAAGTTCGAATCTGCCTCCGGGACTCCGCCGACGACTCCGGACGCCTCCGCGTCAGGCAACAAGATGACCCTCAACGGTGCTGAGATCGGTACCGGTTGGGTCGATGGCGGTATGACTCTCGACGGTGTCGACGACTATGCGGTGACCGCGGTGGCGCCGGTGGACACCAGCGCCAGCTTCACCGCCACCGTGTGGGCGCAAGCTGCAGCCGTTCCGCAAAGTGGTGTGAGTCTGCTCAGTGCCCCCGGCACCACGCAGAACGCGTTCGTGGTGCGCTACGAGCCCAGTACGACGCCAGATACTGATCCGGGCCGCTGGCGTATCGCCATGGCGTCCGAAGACACCACAGCAGGCGCCGTCACACAAGCCGACAATGGTCAGATCTTCACCCCCACTGACTGGACGCATCTGGCTGTGGTCTACGACGGATTTGCCAAGCAACTCTCGCTGTACGTGAACGGCGAATTGGAGGAATTCGCCTGTGCTGATACTGACGGTGACGGCGTCGCAGACGACACGACGTGCACGGACCGGCTCTCGTGGACCGATGAGGTGTTGTCCTTCAAGGCCGTGCAACCCCTGCAACTCGGCCGGGTCAAGACCGGGACGAACACATGGGGCGAGTACTGGCCGGGAGCCGTTTCGGACCTCTGGGTCTTCCAGGGCGCACTGACCGCCACCCAGATCGGGCACCTTGCGGTGGGCCAGCCCGGCACGGACACCGACGTCCCCGCCGGCGACTAG